A window of Micromonospora sp. WMMC415 genomic DNA:
TCGTCGAGCAGTGGCGGCGGGAACGCCCGGGCATGCGACCCGAGCCGATGGCCGTCTTCGGCCGCATCTACCGGCTGGCCCGCCTGGTCGGCGACGAGCAGGAGCGCACGTACGCCCGATGGTCGATCAGCCGGGGAGAGTTCGACGTGCTCGCCGCGCTGCGCCGCGCCGGTGCCCCGTACACGCTGCCGCCGAAGGCGCTCGCCGCGTCGATGATGCTCACCTCGGGCGGCATGACCGGCCGGCTCGACCGGCTGGAACGGGCCGGACTGGTCCGCCGCTCGCCCGATCCGGCGGACCGGCGGGGCCTCCAGGTGACCCTCACCGACGCCGGCCGGGAGTTGGTCGAGGAGGCGGCGGAGGCGGGTCTCGCGGTGCAGCGCCGGCTGCTCGACGCGCTGCCACCGGAGGACCAGGAGCGCCTCGGCGACCTGCTGCGTACCCTCCTCGGCGCGGTGACCGACGTCGACCGCTGACCTGCGCCGCGCGCCAGACCCGTCCGCGCCGCCGACTCCTGTTGATCAAGAGGTTGTGGGGCCGGGAGACGCTTTCCACCGCCCAACTGCTCTTGATCGACCCGGTCGGTGACGAGCCGACGTGGCGGTGGCCGATGAGCGGGATGCGCGCGGGCTGCGGCAGGATGGGCGGCGCTCCCGACGGAAGGACGACCGTGGCCGCCAGCGAACCGACCATCCTCGCGACCAGCATGGGCATCTACGCGCCGCGCAAGGACGGTGCGGCCCGGCGGATCAACCCGATCTTCCACCTGGCCGCCGACCTGGCCGAGGCCGGGCGCGAGCCCAGGATCTGCTTCCTCAACCAGGCCGAGGGGGACCAGCCCACCACGCTGACCCGGGTGTACGAGGCGTTCGCCGGCAGTCGCTTCCGCATGACCCACCTGGCGCTGTTCCCGATGCCGAACGTCGACGACGTCCGGGCGCACCTGCGGGCGCAGGACGTGATCTGGGTCGGCGGTGGCAGCGTGGTGAACCTGGTGGCCGTGTGGGGGGTGCACGGCCTCGGCGAGATCCTGCGGGAGTGCTGGGAGGCCGGCGTCGTGCTGGGCGGCGTGTCGGCCGGCTCCATCTGCTGGCACACCGGTGGCGCCACCGACAGCTTCGGCCCCACGCTGCGCGGCTTCACCGGCGGGCTGGGCTGGCTGCCGTACGGCAACGGCGTGCACTACGACAGCGAGGAGCAGCGCCGGCCGCTGATGCACCGGCTGGTCGGCGACGGAACGCTGCCGACCGCGCACTGCACCGACGACGGCACCGGCCTGCTCTACCGGGGTGAACGGCTGGTCGAGGCGGTCGCGGACCGTCCGGGGGTGTCGGCGTACGAGGTCAGCCGGGGCCCGGACGGCAGCGTACGCGAAACGCCGATCGGCCCGCGCCTGCTCGACTGACCGGGCCCCGCGTCAGACCCGGTCCTCGAAGGCGGCGCAGACGGTGGCCCGGACCCCGGGCCCCTCGACCGCCCGCAGCAGCGCCCCGGCGACGACCCGTGCCGGTGGAGCCCGAAAGCCGAGCCAGGTGCCGGCGGCCGGTGGGCACCGGCGTAAGCTGGCTCGTCGTGAGTCTCACCATCGGCATCGTCGGCCTACCCAACGTCGGCAAGAGCACGCTGTTCAACGCCCTGACCAAGAACGACGTGCTCGCGGCGAACTACCCCTTCGCCACCATCGAGCCCAACGTCGGTGTCGTCGGTCTGCCGGACGAGCGGCTGCACAAGCTCGCCGAGATCTTCACCTCGCAGAAGGTGATCCCCGCGCCGGTGTCGTTCGTCGACATCGCCGGCCTGGTGCGCGGCGCCTCCAAGGGGCAGGGGCGGGGCAACGCGTTCCTCGCCAACATCCGCGACGCCTCCGCGATCTGCCAGGTGGTGCGCGCCTTCTCCGACCCGAACGTGGTGCACGTCGACGGCAAGGTCTCCCCGGCCGACGACATCGAGACGATCAACACCGAGCTGATCCTCGCCGACATCCAGACGCTGGAGAAGGCCGTGCCGCGGCTGGAGAAGGAGGCCAAGCTCCGCAAGGACCGGGCCGCCGCCCTGGCCGCCGCCAAGGCCGCCGTTGACGTGCTCGACGGTGGTACCACCCTCTACGCGGGCGCGGCCGCCGCCGGGATCGAGCTGGAGCACCTGCGTGAGCTGCACCTGCTCACCACCAAGCCGTTCCTGTACGTCTTCAACGTCGACGAGGCCGAGCTGGCCAACGCGGAGTTCCTCGACGAGCTGCGCGCCCTGGTCGCCCCGGCCGAGGCCGTCTTCATGGACGCCAAGATCGAGTCCGAGCTGGTGGACCTGCCCGAGGAGGAGGCCCGCGAGCTGCTGGAGTCGATCGGGCAGTCCGAGCCCGGGCTGGACCAGCTCGTCCGGGTCGGCTTCCGGACGCTCGGGCTCCAGACGTACCTCACCGCCGGCCCCAAGGAAGCGCGGGCCTGGACCGTCCCGATCGGCGCGACCGCGCCGGAGGCCGCCGGGGTCATCCACTCCGACTTCCAGCGCGGCTTCATCAAGGCCGAGGTCGTCTCCTACGGCGACCTGGTCGCGGCCGGCAGCATGGCCGCGGCCAAGGCGGCGGGCAAGGTCCGCATCGAGGGCAAGGAGTACGTCATGCAGGACGGCGACGTGGTGGAGTTCCGCTTCAACGTCTGAATCCGGCCCATTCCTGCAGCTCAGGAGGTTGGTGCCTCGCCCTGGGGCACGCCGGGGGCACAACCCCACGCCTCGTCGACCGCCCGGCGGGTCCGCTCCTCCGAGTCCGGCATCAGGTGACCGTACGTCGACAGGACGAGGGTCGCGTTCGAAGCCGACATCGTCGGAGAATCGCGGCGGCCTCCAACAGCGGCGCATCTTCGCCAACAGCCGCGGAAAGGGTACTTTTCGGCTAGCCGGGTGGTGACGGCGGCTCGGGTGGACGTCCGCGGGCGCGGGTTGCGTCGGCGATGGCGATCCCGGTAAGGACCGCGATGGCCGCGATGGCGGCCAGTAGCGGCGGCAGGAGGAGCATCGGCGGTGTCAGGGCGACCAACACGAGCAGCCCGATCACCCGGTCCCGGGACACGCGGCTGAACACCGCGTACTCGAAGAAGGAACGCCCGACCAGGAACAGCGCGGGCCCGCCGAGGATGACGGCGACCCAGGCCGGCCGTGTGTCCCCGAGTGGATGGGCGATGACGAGTTCGTCGCCCACCGCGGTCGCGACGATGCCGGCCATCATGAGCAGATGAGCGGTTAGCGCCGACACGGCTATGCGGTCTGGGTGGATCGCCGCTGCGATGGCAGCCGGCAACAACTCTCCCGAGCGGTAGATGTAGATCCGCCAGAACAGCGCCGTGCCAACGAAAGACACCACGAACGCCGCGGTCCGATCAGCCGCGAAACCGCTGCCACTGAGGGTCAACGCGGTGACCAGGATCAACTCGCCGAGCGCGATGATAAAGAGCTGCCGGTACCGCTCGGCCAGATGCTCGGCCGCGATCGGGAACTCCGATTCGGGCGAGCGACCCAACCTCGGAGTGGGGAAGCGCAATCCGCGTGCCGTGTAGTCCAGGGCCACCGCCAGCGTCCACAGCGCCCCGCGCACCGCACCGTGCGCGAGCGCCCCCGCGATCCACGGCACCGCCGACACACCAAACCAGAACAACACCCGCACGCTTCTGCTCTGCAATTCATGGCCACGCAGAGCGAGGACGAGGAAGAGTTGGCGGCCGACATGGATGGCGACGTACGTGCCTGCGAAGACCAGACCTCGCTCGCCGAACGCGTCGGGCAGCGCGACCACCATCACCAAACTGCCGAGCATGGTCGCGGTGACCAGCAGCTGTAGCGCCGGCTGCTGCGGGTCGTAGAAGTCGGTTATCCACGCCGTGACGGACCAGACCCACCACATCGCCAACAGCAGCACCAGCGTCTGGAAGGCGCCGCTCCACGTGAGATCCTGGATCAGCCCGTGCGAGAGCTGGACGAGCGCGACGACGAACACCAAGTCGAAGAACAGCTCCAGGAAGTTTGCCCGCCACGGCGCTTCGGGCCCTCGCAGCAGCTTGGCACCGCTCGCCGTCATCATCCCGCCCGTTCTGCCGGCTTTTGTCGGGGGCTTGAAGCATTCGTACCACGCGGCGACGTTGGCGAGGAGGATCTGTGGCCGCGGCCGCGTTACACGGGCTGTCGGGTCTCAGGACC
This region includes:
- the ychF gene encoding redox-regulated ATPase YchF yields the protein MSLTIGIVGLPNVGKSTLFNALTKNDVLAANYPFATIEPNVGVVGLPDERLHKLAEIFTSQKVIPAPVSFVDIAGLVRGASKGQGRGNAFLANIRDASAICQVVRAFSDPNVVHVDGKVSPADDIETINTELILADIQTLEKAVPRLEKEAKLRKDRAAALAAAKAAVDVLDGGTTLYAGAAAAGIELEHLRELHLLTTKPFLYVFNVDEAELANAEFLDELRALVAPAEAVFMDAKIESELVDLPEEEARELLESIGQSEPGLDQLVRVGFRTLGLQTYLTAGPKEARAWTVPIGATAPEAAGVIHSDFQRGFIKAEVVSYGDLVAAGSMAAAKAAGKVRIEGKEYVMQDGDVVEFRFNV
- a CDS encoding low temperature requirement protein A — its product is MMTASGAKLLRGPEAPWRANFLELFFDLVFVVALVQLSHGLIQDLTWSGAFQTLVLLLAMWWVWSVTAWITDFYDPQQPALQLLVTATMLGSLVMVVALPDAFGERGLVFAGTYVAIHVGRQLFLVLALRGHELQSRSVRVLFWFGVSAVPWIAGALAHGAVRGALWTLAVALDYTARGLRFPTPRLGRSPESEFPIAAEHLAERYRQLFIIALGELILVTALTLSGSGFAADRTAAFVVSFVGTALFWRIYIYRSGELLPAAIAAAIHPDRIAVSALTAHLLMMAGIVATAVGDELVIAHPLGDTRPAWVAVILGGPALFLVGRSFFEYAVFSRVSRDRVIGLLVLVALTPPMLLLPPLLAAIAAIAVLTGIAIADATRARGRPPEPPSPPG
- a CDS encoding peptidase E, with the protein product MGGAPDGRTTVAASEPTILATSMGIYAPRKDGAARRINPIFHLAADLAEAGREPRICFLNQAEGDQPTTLTRVYEAFAGSRFRMTHLALFPMPNVDDVRAHLRAQDVIWVGGGSVVNLVAVWGVHGLGEILRECWEAGVVLGGVSAGSICWHTGGATDSFGPTLRGFTGGLGWLPYGNGVHYDSEEQRRPLMHRLVGDGTLPTAHCTDDGTGLLYRGERLVEAVADRPGVSAYEVSRGPDGSVRETPIGPRLLD
- a CDS encoding MarR family winged helix-turn-helix transcriptional regulator, coding for MAQRDDVDGIVEQWRRERPGMRPEPMAVFGRIYRLARLVGDEQERTYARWSISRGEFDVLAALRRAGAPYTLPPKALAASMMLTSGGMTGRLDRLERAGLVRRSPDPADRRGLQVTLTDAGRELVEEAAEAGLAVQRRLLDALPPEDQERLGDLLRTLLGAVTDVDR